In a genomic window of Numenius arquata chromosome 5, bNumArq3.hap1.1, whole genome shotgun sequence:
- the TMEM144 gene encoding transmembrane protein 144 isoform X2 codes for MNIGKASSTFNNSNGTDLATGFTSSIVAVLLFGTNFVPVKKFDTGDGMFFQWILCASIWIVSLVVNLNQNCPRFWPLAMVGGFLWATGNVTVVPIVKTIGLALGLLIWASFNLLTGWASSRFGWFGIDPEEVSRPILNYIGAGLSLLSAVIFLFIKTEVQSSSPSLESTPLLRESSINVSEDTPDDSWVNRLSPAKKRLIGCSLAVIAGILYGSSFVPVLYIKDHGRRNESIYTGASQFDLDYVFAHFSGIFLTSTIYFLIYCAVRKNKPNVYPQAILPGFVSGVLWAIASCCWFIANHYLSAVVSFPIITAGPGLVAAMWGVLVFKEIKGLKNYLLLSVAFCIILAGSLSTAFSKV; via the exons ATGAACATTGGGAAAGCTTCCAGTACCTTTAACAACAGCAATGGAACAGATCTAGCTACTGGCTTTACCTCTTCCATAGTAGCTGTCCTTCTATTTGGGACAAACTTTGTGCCTGTTAAGAAATTTGATACTGGTGACG GCATGTTCTTCCAATGGATTCTCTGTGCCTCCATATGGATAGTTTCTTTGGTGGTCAATTTAAACCAGAATTGCCCCCGGTTTTGGCCTCTGGCTATGGTTGGGGGCTTCTTGTGGGCTACAG gCAATGTTACAGTTGTTCCTATTGTTAAAACTATCGGCTTAGCTCTTGGTCTTTTGATATGGGCATCTTTTAATTTGCTGACAGGTTGGGCAAGTTCAAG gtttggttggtttggaATTGATCCAGAAGAGGTATCGAGACCAATCTTAAATTATATTGGAGCTGGACTTTCACTACTAAG tgctgtcatatttctttttataaaaactgAAGTCCAGAGTTCTTCACCTTCATTAGAAAGCACGCCTTTACTGAGAGAAAGT TCTATTAATGTTTCTGAAGATACTCCTGATGATTCATGGGTGAACAGACTTTCTCCAGCAAAAAAGAGACTCAT aggatgTAGCCTGGCTGTAATAGCTGGAATACTGTATGGTTCCAGTTTTGTACCGGTACTTTACATCAAGGACCATGGAAGAAGAAATGAATCTATATACACAGGAGCAAGTCAATTTG atttagaTTATGTTTTTGCACACTTCAGTGGAATATTTCTCACAAGTACCATCTACTTTTTGATCTACTGTGCAGTCAGGAAAAATAAACCTAATGTTTATCCCCAAGCCATATTGCCAG GGTTTGTTTCTGGTGTGCTTTGGGCAATAGCCAGTTGCTGCTGGTTCATAGCCAATCACTATCTCAGTGCTGTGGTCAGCTTTCCAATAATTACCGCa GGTCCTGGCCTTGTTGCTGCAATGTGGGGAGTCCTTGTATTTAAAGAAATCAAG GGACTGAAAAACTACCTGTTACTCTCAGTAGCGTTTTGCATCATTTTGGCTGGATCACTCTCTACAGCTTTTTCTAAAGTTTGA
- the TMEM144 gene encoding transmembrane protein 144 isoform X1 → MQPLKNTHSVSANSFFWILATAWIYLEVKALKGRMLDSKPACRDRSNMVALQICQDLWQNSSTKRGTFKTKMNIGKASSTFNNSNGTDLATGFTSSIVAVLLFGTNFVPVKKFDTGDGMFFQWILCASIWIVSLVVNLNQNCPRFWPLAMVGGFLWATGNVTVVPIVKTIGLALGLLIWASFNLLTGWASSRFGWFGIDPEEVSRPILNYIGAGLSLLSAVIFLFIKTEVQSSSPSLESTPLLRESSINVSEDTPDDSWVNRLSPAKKRLIGCSLAVIAGILYGSSFVPVLYIKDHGRRNESIYTGASQFDLDYVFAHFSGIFLTSTIYFLIYCAVRKNKPNVYPQAILPGFVSGVLWAIASCCWFIANHYLSAVVSFPIITAGPGLVAAMWGVLVFKEIKGLKNYLLLSVAFCIILAGSLSTAFSKV, encoded by the exons ATGCAACCTCTGAAAAATACCCATTCAGTTAGTGCAAACAGTTTCTTTTGGATCTTGGCAACAGCTTGGATCTACCTTGAGGTGAAAGCTCTCAAAGGCAGGATGCTTGATTCCAAGCCTGCCTGCAGAGACCGTAGCAATATGGT TGCCCTTCA AATCTGTCAGGACTTGTGGCAAAACAGCTCCACAAAAAGAGGCACCTTCAAAACAAAGATGAACATTGGGAAAGCTTCCAGTACCTTTAACAACAGCAATGGAACAGATCTAGCTACTGGCTTTACCTCTTCCATAGTAGCTGTCCTTCTATTTGGGACAAACTTTGTGCCTGTTAAGAAATTTGATACTGGTGACG GCATGTTCTTCCAATGGATTCTCTGTGCCTCCATATGGATAGTTTCTTTGGTGGTCAATTTAAACCAGAATTGCCCCCGGTTTTGGCCTCTGGCTATGGTTGGGGGCTTCTTGTGGGCTACAG gCAATGTTACAGTTGTTCCTATTGTTAAAACTATCGGCTTAGCTCTTGGTCTTTTGATATGGGCATCTTTTAATTTGCTGACAGGTTGGGCAAGTTCAAG gtttggttggtttggaATTGATCCAGAAGAGGTATCGAGACCAATCTTAAATTATATTGGAGCTGGACTTTCACTACTAAG tgctgtcatatttctttttataaaaactgAAGTCCAGAGTTCTTCACCTTCATTAGAAAGCACGCCTTTACTGAGAGAAAGT TCTATTAATGTTTCTGAAGATACTCCTGATGATTCATGGGTGAACAGACTTTCTCCAGCAAAAAAGAGACTCAT aggatgTAGCCTGGCTGTAATAGCTGGAATACTGTATGGTTCCAGTTTTGTACCGGTACTTTACATCAAGGACCATGGAAGAAGAAATGAATCTATATACACAGGAGCAAGTCAATTTG atttagaTTATGTTTTTGCACACTTCAGTGGAATATTTCTCACAAGTACCATCTACTTTTTGATCTACTGTGCAGTCAGGAAAAATAAACCTAATGTTTATCCCCAAGCCATATTGCCAG GGTTTGTTTCTGGTGTGCTTTGGGCAATAGCCAGTTGCTGCTGGTTCATAGCCAATCACTATCTCAGTGCTGTGGTCAGCTTTCCAATAATTACCGCa GGTCCTGGCCTTGTTGCTGCAATGTGGGGAGTCCTTGTATTTAAAGAAATCAAG GGACTGAAAAACTACCTGTTACTCTCAGTAGCGTTTTGCATCATTTTGGCTGGATCACTCTCTACAGCTTTTTCTAAAGTTTGA